gtctttttttttttttttccactgctaaatttattcagtgttttcaaatcagaaaaaatttCTATTGCAGTATTTGTCATATACAACCAGATTTTTGGATAGTGTCTTCATAGACCTGTCTGGGAGTGAGATGTTCTCTTATTTAGCAGAATGAGGAACTGCACTTAGTATTTACAATTTTGCTTAATAAgcacacctggagtgctgttCACTGTCATGAGAGATTGGCAGGATTATCAGCCATCTGAAAAATGATGGAAGTGTGTATTCCCAAAGAGGTAAGAGAATAGAAAAGCTAGGCTCTTGGATGAGTAGAGATACTTATACCAGAATTCATGTGTTTACTGAATGACCCCATAttgttttctccatttgtttTGTTGTCCATTTTGTCACAGGCTGGTTAATTATGACTTTGGTCAGCTTTGGGAATTTTGAAGATCTCTCCTTTCAGGGTCAATGTGGCTTTAATCATAGTCTGGTGAATTCAGCAGATAGCTCTTTTAATTTCCCAAGAATTAGTACTGTGAGTGATGCACTTGACTTCATCCTGGATGGTTAATGCAGCCTCTCCTCAGTGGGCACACAAGTTCTTTTCACTTTGTATCTCACGTTGTAATGAAAAGGATGGGACTGCAAGAGAGATCACTAGAAGATGGCAGGGCAGGCAAGGAAGTAAGTTTTTAAATGGAACCCGCAAGTTTaatgtaataataattaaaaaagcacAGAGTTCAAGGTCTGTTTACTCTGTGAGGCCAGTCTCAGAGAGCTGGAAGCTGTCGGTATGCTGTCCATTGATGCGGATCTCCTTGTCAGTCCTTTTTGGACTCTTTGagtcagctgcagctggaagctCAGGAATAGTCTTGTCAAAATTCTCCATCTTGATCTGGTATTCACCTTTGGCATTGCGGGCTAGCAGGGAGGCAAAGCGGTGGTACACCAGGATCTCTGATGAGAGGTAGGATGTTCTCCTCTGACACATTTCTCCTGTGCCTTCCTGCACAGCTGACAGGAAGACGACCAGCTCAAAATGGTGAGGAGCTTCTCTTTGAAGGAGGGCAGCCAGTGGGCTGGATGCAGTGATGGAGTGGTAGTAGGTCagtgggaaaatgaaaaaaggacaCTCATCTGCAGTGATGCTGTCCAGGTGGAAGTCAATGCTAGTTTGGTGCAGCTGCCCATTCTCTTGTTCTTGGTAAAGTATAGCAGAGATCTGGATGCTGGTCAGGGGGCTGGAGCGAGTGTTGGCCACCTGGAACATGAGGTGTGGCTTCCCCTCGAGGTGCGTGACCACGGCGAAGCGTGAGAAGCGGATGGAGAGGGCCCGGTTCTTTGGGCGCGCAATCTTGGCCACAAAAGCACCTGGAGCAGAAGAAAGAGCAAACTCAGCGTGAGCACAGGACCTGGCCTGGTTCCCTGCGGGCTCCAAGGGAGCAAAAGCAGGCTGAGGCTGGAAAGACCGTATTTGAAAACTGTTAGGTTGACACTGTACTAACctgctttttttcaaaaaggTGTAGCTTTCCtgaaatgcttatttttctaaattgtgTTCACTTATTAATATTTGGAAGTTAACTGTAGTTGCAAGGAGGCTGTTAGCTTGCCCCATGTACTGTAATTGGTAATTTGAATGTATTTTAGTATGTTATATTGTCAAAGCTCTTTCTAATATACAGTAAACTAACctgtgtattttcaaattattttgaattactttaaacattaatattttaaataacttaaatTACCTCAGAATAGCTGTGACATTGTAAAAATTTTGATTACAATGGCTACTGAGGAATACATAAACACTGAGTTAAAGATCAATGAAGATAGCTCATACAAAAGTATAccttaaaagtaaaaaaaaaaaaaaaattgactttaAACACTGCAATTGTATGGTAATAGCTGAGAGAGAGAATGGTATAAGAAATAAATGATTGAAAGTAATATGCAGTAATCTGCCACAAGTATTTTCTAATGAATGGTGAAATTATTAAATCCAGATATTGATAACATCTAATTTGTCTTTTGTTGATTAGAGGTGTTTAAATTTTAGTACTACATAGCTGAAATCTTGTCATCCTTGTAGTAGCTAATTGTTCTTTCATGTATCAGAATGAACAGTATATATTTCTAACTCTGTTCTTAAAACCAGTTGTTACACCTGCTGTGTGTAAAGATGCAGTAGGAAGGATTACCTGTGAGGAAGGCTTCTAGCATGAGCCCTAGGACCATCTGGATTGCCAGCAGTGCAATAGCACTGGGACAATCCCCACTTGGGAACATGGTGCCATAGCCAATTGTGAGTTGTGTCtccagggagaaggagaaggcagCTGTAAAACTGGTGATGTACTTCACACATATAGTGTGGTTGTCAGGTGGAGCATCGTGGTCCAGCTCCAGGTCCCCATTCATCTCAGCCAGCAGATACCAGAGCACTGCAAAGATCAGCCAGTGAATGACAAAGGAAGCTGAGAAGACGAGCATCATCCACCTCCAGCGCATGTCCATGAGTATCCCCCACACGTCTCGGAGGTATGCCACACCTCTGCCTTGGGCACCAGCCATTTGGAATGTGCTGTGCCCATCCTTGGTCACCAGCCTCAGGTATCTCTGAGTCAAGAGAGGAGCACTGGATTTGGTGTTATTGCTCTCTATTGTATCTGTTGTCATCTTctagaaaggagaagaaaggaaaaaaagtgataCAGTGCCACATATTTGTATTTTGCCTAATGTTCACAGCTTCTGACACATCAGCAGGGGTAGAAATACTGCAGCCAACAAAGGAGGGCTTATACATTGCAATCCAGAGAAGATTAAGTCAGGTGCCTGGAGAGGAATTTACCACTGTTTGTGGTAATACTTTGCTAAAAAAGATTAGGTCTAAAAATCTGACTACTACTCAAATTCTCCCTGCTTAGttgtttaaatataaatttcataCCTTCCTTAATTTACATTGGAGTCACATGCTTTAATTCTCTATGGGTGAGTGGGATGGGATTAGGCATATTGTGTgtgaaaagaaactgaattttgctGATTATATCAGATATTGTAACTTCTTTTGAGCGGAGTATAATAATTTGCCAATACTATTATGAATACTATTAACAGTAGTGTTATACTAAAGAAAGGCTgtttattatattatttctgTAACATATTTATGCATTTTAGGGGAATGCTGTACTTCAGCTACTAGCCATTTCTGACTCTCTTAGCTCAAGAATTGTCTGCTGTCTGCACCCACCATGTCCAGTTAAACAGAATTAGAGTATTCTGGGCAAAGCTGCTTCTGGAAGTCTGAAGCTGTTTATGTAAGGATCAGGTAAAAAGAGGGCAGGAGAtcaatacagaaaatacactCTGACATTATTTCCAGTCTAGTCTGCCTGAGCAGTGcaatttttattagtgaccAAATAAAATAGGACAGCGAGCATATGGGAATTAAGGTGGAATTGCAGATAGGGGAAGCAGATGGATACCTGTAGGTATTGGATATATTAGGCTCCTTCGTTTGCTTTTTAAACCTCAAAGCTTATGGAATTTGCCAGAGCTCATGAATGTCTTTTGACAAGACAGTGGTCACTCAAATCCATGCATTTTATAAATTCTGGATGCCTAAAGTTGACCTGGGACAGATTAAAATTAAGTACAGGTTTGTGTAAAATAGAGACTTCATGATGTGTACAACCTGTTTAAGGAAGGTTGTGATGAAGCTTGTTTGTAGAGCAACACaggattaaaaaatatctgtgaattCTGCAAATGATAATTATACATGGTGTGTTTAGTTTTGATTTCCTATCAATTTTGACTTTCCTTTGAGTGATGGCTGTTTCAGtctattatatttttttgtagAGGAATtggatttttcccttccaaCAGTGCCATCTTAGCTTTCTCTTGAAATGCATTAGAAGTAAGGATCCTGAAATTCAGAATGAATTTATGGTAGGTGAAAATTTGTCTTGTGATCTTTGATCCCATAAACCAGCAGTTTGCATGACTGTTTGTTTAATCTTCAACCAAATTTTAGTAACTACAGAACACTCTTTTGCTTTTACTTGTGTTTAATGCCTACTGAGATAATGAAGATTGACATCACTGTGACCATTTAgttaaggttttgtttttctactgtAGCTTCTCAAAACCATCCAGCTCTTACTTCTATCCATGCCATAGTCAGGGAGAGATTAGAGTAGATGATGGCCTGAGTAGAATTTGGTGGTTTTTCCCTTAGTTTTAATTTCCCAGTTCACATCTCTCAAGAGGAATATTTTGAAACCATTCATCATGTCAGAGACTAGAGTGCACTTAGCGAAGTTCTCCTGGCATATGATACTAGGCTACTTGTCTTGGAGGATTTTGGTTGTAGTCCATCCAGTTTATAGCATGACCCCCCACCTTCAGTGAGTTGGTTCTTCAGTCTGCTGCATAGCTCCCTGAATGGCAGTTCTCACTCTTGCTGTACTGTAACCTGAACGCAATGATATGTGCTTCAGTAATCCAATCATTGGGGACTTGTCTGTGGAGCACAGTGCTTGTGTTAAGATTAAGATGAGCCTTTCTGGAGGCCTTGAAGGAGCTGGAAAATGGGCATCTCTGAATGGGAAGGATGATGGGGACCATGCTGAAAATGAGTTCTGAACAGTGCCTTGGTTTTTTCATCTTAGAGTAAGCAGTACCCACAAGAAACACTCCCTTGTTTGAGCAGAGAACACTTACTGAACAAAATGCTTCTGAGTGCATCATGCATTCAAAATTAACCagcaaaccaacaaaacacccaaaacaatGAAACATAACCAAAAgcttgtgtttttctgtaaattctTGTGGTACTTTGAGGGCAGGATCTACTTTGTAGGCTCTAAGTAATTTGGgtttacaaaacaaatacatgttGTGAAAATGATTCTGATGCTGACTGGTGACAGAAGCTTTTCCTGTGGTGTTATGTGCattaagaaaaaagggaaaacattcTTAAGATTGTACATTTTTTTTGGCTGTGCTTCAGATCTTCACATGGGTGCTAAAGCCGTGTGTTTGAACACTACAGACTTAGAGCAAATGCTATCAGCATTGTAGGATGTCAGATTTGTTGATTAAGGAGCTTCTTACAGTAGTGATTAATCACTTAATGTTGTcttaaactctgaaaaaaatcagtcaggttctttgggattttttcaaTGGGGCAGGATTGATACCTGACAGATTTTGAAGGCACTTGAGAAAGACAGCCTACGTTAGTCCACAGCCACACATTTCAGAGCAGTCTTGTGTCTCTGCTCCTTGAGACTCACAAGCAGGTGAATTTGCCTTCTGAGGTTAACCATGTTATGCACTGGTACAGTGCTCTGATTTTTCTAGTCTAGGACTGTTGAAAATGTTAGTTTTCTAGTTCAGTGGCAGGGAGAGCATTAGAAATGTGTAAGCTTAAGTTCCAAAAACCCTTTTTTCATAAGCACTTTTTTCAAGTGCTATGATGGATTAAGAGTCCCAAGTTTTAGCATCTTGGACTGAGAAAATCAGATAAGAAACTGCAATAAACTCTGAGAGTGGTACAGTTGGGTGAGAGTAAGAGGCAAAAGAGCAACCAGGAAATACTTACCCAGACTGGAGGATCAGTCCTCTGTATTCTCAAAGGCAGAGGCATCTTAAGAGCGGATATGACTTAAAGTTTAAAAAGTGTTAACGTCTTCTGTCTACTCCTTTCTTTGCccatagtaaaaaaaatatgaataccTTCTTTTCTTGTTAGTGATAAATTAATGAAGTTGTAGAGTACAATTTGAACCATCTAGATTGAATCCCCTGCCTGGCATGATCCTTCATGACACCACATTAATCTCAGTAATCAGTGTATGTTTTAGGAAATGCATTTCAACTTCAACtagaaaaattctgtgtttgttgGAGAATGCTTGTCTCCACTATAACATACACGCACTGTTTCTTATCCAGTTTGTCCAGTGTTCTCTCTCAACAAcctttattttatgttatttgcttggttttgcttttcctggttCCTGACTTACACAGCTGTTGAAACTTTGGGGCGTTTCTTGTCCCTCTATCTCTTAGCTGAAAGCCCTTGACTAGAAAGACAGGAACTGTCAGAAATCCCTTTCCTAAACCTCTTCTGGCATGCTGACCAGTCCCTTATCACACATTTGCTGTGTCTAATCCTTCTTCTTTACCTTCTCTTGAAAGCTAAATTGTCACTAACACCAGTGTGTCTATCAGTtcttagtggttttttttttggttttcagtctttttatCACTTTGTCCCTCATCCTGGCTTCTTTCTTTTGTACACTTCTCTAAGACAAATCAAGGTAGGCTGAgtactaatttttaaaacaatcacAGATTCCTTCTTTAGCAGTGGGACACACTCTAAACTGACCTGGCTGGCTAATGATTTGTGTGATAAAACCTTGCATTACAGGTTTAGGATGTTGcttgcatttctgaaattcaTGATATCCAGCACGTGGATCTCCCATGCTTTGCTTTTTGATTGAGGTTCCTTCCTTGTGTCATAACAGCCTTTATTGTGTTCCTATTTCATGTCACCGTGttaatttcctctcctttcctcttgctTAGTTTTTTCTTAGGACTCTGATAGGGAGAGTCCTCTCTGTCTTTCCTCTGAGGGAAAGACACTGGCAGCACtgtcttcatttttgtttgctttctcagtTGAAGGCATTCAAAGTGACACTTCCCGCCTGTTCTCAGCTCGATATGCAAATGCATCTGCAACCTTTTGAGGAGCCCGAGTGAGGAGTTGTGTTCAGGGCAGACTTCTGCAGTGTTGCGCTACTTGCCCAGGTTCTAGTCTTAACAAAGTCTATTCTAATTGACCTTGGAAGGGATTTGAAACAGTT
The Parus major isolate Abel chromosome 9, Parus_major1.1, whole genome shotgun sequence DNA segment above includes these coding regions:
- the KCNJ13 gene encoding LOW QUALITY PROTEIN: inward rectifier potassium channel 13 (The sequence of the model RefSeq protein was modified relative to this genomic sequence to represent the inferred CDS: substituted 1 base at 1 genomic stop codon), with product MILKIRQTSQETSSLQTQTSHRFWGLLFFFFKSLLTTCGKFLASAGTSTPDQSSPSPGAQIIPSSCTKTLXGLKMTTDTIESNNTKSSAPLLTQRYLRLVTKDGHSTFQMAGAQGRGVAYLRDVWGILMDMRWRWMMLVFSASFVIHWLIFAVLWYLLAEMNGDLELDHDAPPDNHTICVKYITSFTAAFSFSLETQLTIGYGTMFPSGDCPSAIALLAIQMVLGLMLEAFLTGAFVAKIARPKNRALSIRFSRFAVVTHLEGKPHLMFQVANTRSSPLTSIQISAILYQEQENGQLHQTSIDFHLDSITADECPFFIFPLTYYHSITASSPLAALLQREAPHHFELVVFLSAVQEGTGEMCQRRTSYLSSEILVYHRFASLLARNAKGEYQIKMENFDKTIPELPAAADSKSPKRTDKEIRINGQHTDSFQLSETGLTE